A part of Rhopalosiphum maidis isolate BTI-1 chromosome 3, ASM367621v3, whole genome shotgun sequence genomic DNA contains:
- the LOC113558063 gene encoding zinc finger BED domain-containing protein 5-like encodes MGSDHVQLILHTEIRWLSRGKILQRFFELRDEVRVFLLETRFVGLLTDFSWLSQIAYLADVFEYLNTLNLSLQGIYIDVFHVEDKIEATIKKFEIWAIRVEKNSFSNFPTLQSFLESSCECLSQEVKSEISEHLLSMAKILRKYFHQPDPNNTWIRNPFHCDIEKIENLSEQEQDELIDLVTNGEMKNIFDDKKLIDFWLIVQNDQKQLAEKSLRHLIPFCTTYRCEQAFSTYCYMKNKYRNRLNIDADLRVKISSMQPDLDEIMNKKEIFHLSHKV; translated from the coding sequence ATGGGAAGTGACCACGTACAGCTTATTTTGCACACTGAAATTCGATGGCTCTCACGTGGAAAAATTCTTCAGCGTTTTTTTGAGCTAAGAGACGAAGTTCGAGTATTTCTTCTAGAAACCAGATTTGTAGGCTTGTTAACTGATTTTTCTTGGCTGTCTCAGATAGCTTACTTGGCTGATGTGTTTGAATACTTGAATACACTAAATTTGAGTTTACAAGGAATttatattgacgtttttcacgtTGAGGATAAGATCGAAGCAActataaaaaagtttgaaatttgGGCAATACGTGTTGAAAAGAACTCTTTCAGTAACTTTCCGACATTACAATCTTTTTTGGAATCTTCGTGTGAATGTCTATCACAGGAGGTAAAGAGTGAAATATCTGAACACTTGTTGAGCATGgccaaaatattaagaaaatattttcatcaacCTGACCCAAATAATACGTGGATAAGAAATCCATTTCACtgtgatattgaaaaaatagaaaatctcTCTGAACAGGAACAAGATGAATTAATTGATTTGGTAACTAATGGAgagatgaaaaatattttcgacgataaaaaactaattgatTTTTGGTTAATTGTTCAAAATGATCAAAAGCAACTGGCTGAAAAATCTTTAAGACATTTGATCCCCTTTTGCACAACATATAGATGTGAACAAGCTTTTTCTACCTACTGTtacatgaaaaacaaatatcgtAATAGGCTTAATATTGACGCTGAtttaagagttaaaatatCAAGCATGCAGCCGGACTTAGACGaaattatgaacaaaaaagaaatatttcacTTGTCTCATAAAGTTTGA
- the LOC113558064 gene encoding uncharacterized protein LOC113558064, translating to MSENEKSRKLLQKASLDLRRTGERNPRIKIFVVGIEVKDDEMAVQLEKQNEGSVKLVEGWSKNLELVPRSNRVTSRGRDVEFEVTPEVAGEVVGLWLFVGLSRCRVGPSVKVLRCHKCQRHGHIGVSCKAPAVVCGRCAGSQHAARRSARPVAWTQVADVVHGGA from the coding sequence ATGTCAGAGAATGAGAAGAGTCGGAAGCTACTCCAAAAAGCTTCGCTCGATTTACGTCGGACGGGCGAGAGAAATcctcgaataaaaatattcgtggTTGGGATCGAGGTTAAAGACGATGAAATGGCCGTTCAGCTAGAGAAGCAGAATGAAGGTTCTGTGAAACTAGTTGAAGGCTGGAGTAAAAATCTAGAACTCGTCCCAAGGAGTAACCGGGTAACGAGTAGAGGGAGAGACGTTGAGTTTGAGGTAACGCCTGAGGTTGCTGGCGAGGTTGTGGGTCTATGGTTGTTTGTTGGGCTATCCCGGTGTCGTGTGGGCCCCAGTGTGAAAGTGTTGCGGTGCCACAAGTGCCAGCGACACGGACACATTGGTGTGTCATGCAAGGCCCCGGCGGTGGTCTGCGGGCGATGCGCGGGCTCGCAGCACGCTGCGCGACGCTCTGCTCGACCGGTCGCATGGACTCAGGTTGCCGACGTGGTTCACGGAGGAGCTTGA
- the LOC113558062 gene encoding zinc finger BED domain-containing protein 5-like, translating into MLGESAAKLISSVPLSNNTIQRRITDMSANIEETLFTRLSTSDKFALQLDESTDIANKSSMLVFVRFIWEKQLFEDFLFSCELLHTSAKDIFEAIDKFFTDHGIRWEKCVGITTDGAAAMSGYKTGLLGRVKEVAPQVKWTHIGKRWLLNAYQNT; encoded by the coding sequence atgttaggtGAATCAGCAGCAAAGTTGATTAGTTCTGTCCCCCTATCTAATAATACTATTCAAAGAAGAATTACTGATATGTCTGCAAATATTGAAGAAACACTATTTACAAGGCTATCTACCAGTGACAAGTTTGCATTGCAACTAGATGAAAGTACTGACATAGCAAATAAGTCATCTATGTTGGTTTTTGTCCGTTTTATATGGGAAAAACAGTTATTTGaagattttttgttttcatgcGAGCTCCTACATACTTCGGCAAAAGATATATTTGAAGCTATTGATAAGTTTTTTACAGATCATGGCATTAGGTGGGAAAAATGCGTTGGAATAACCACTGATGGTGCAGCAGCAATGTCAGGTTACAAAACTGGATTGTTGGGTCGTGTGAAAGAAGTTGCACCTCAAGTAAAGTGGACTCACATAGGGAAGCGTTGGTTGCTAAACGCCTATCAGAACACATGA
- the LOC113558061 gene encoding zinc finger BED domain-containing protein 5-like has protein sequence MNKVQCTDQHSSSDSNRRNVNSKSTVGTKVKYNTEYLQLGFTFTGTEDEPKPQCIICLEILSNESMKPSKLRRHFETKHGEFTSKSLDFFVVKLGEFKKSQKVMKSSTSLSGNKNATLDLYEVAQLVAKSGKVHTIAE, from the exons ATGAATAAAGTTCAG tgtacTGATCAACATAGTAGTTCAGACTCAAATCGCCGTAATGTAAACTCGAAGAGTACCGTAGGAACTAAAGTGAAGTATAACActgaatatttacaattaggATTTACATTTACTGGGACTGAAGATGAACCAAAACCACAGTGTATTATTTGCTTGGAGATCTTGTCCAATGAAAGTATGAAACCTTCCAAACTACGACGCCATTTTGAGACTAAACATGGCGAATTTACTAGTAAGTCGTTGGATTTTTTTGTAGTCAAGTTaggagaatttaaaaaatcacaaaaagtGATGAAATCTTCGACAAGTTTAAGTGGTAATAAAAATGCCACTTTAGATTTATACGAAGTCGCTCAACTTGTTGCAAAATCTGGTAAGGTTCATACCATAGCCGAATAA
- the LOC113558065 gene encoding uncharacterized protein LOC113558065: MNAAVEENVPSTSSKPTPSPVKKNKKGKFVGTSQKTLIINLYKKYLLEQPTMKYIDLMMSLSTDTGFGLRTIRSTVKEYKETGVVSSPNKKKIRSTVIEKIDDFNKNAIRQKIHSFWFRREIPTLMKVLAVINEDSELPNLSRSGLYRLLADLNFEFTKRNRNSALTERNDLILWRRRFIRDIRRYRNEGRTIYFLDETWVNAGECTNKVWVDNTVKSCHDAFIKGLTTGAKNPTGKGKRLIVLHIGSSNGFVEGGLLCFESKKNSADYHDEMNGDSFFEWFCRVLPLLNENSVIVMDNASYHSVKKDPIPTKSWTKNKIIQWLQDKNVEIDKTWLKIELLDKVQQFQPVNKYVIDEEAKKYNKIVLRLPPYHCELNPIELAWSVVKNHVRQNNSTYKLSDVRQLLIDGVKKVSPEMWANFVKHTIAEENKMWDIDCISEEMLEENPSTTHVLTITGETTSDSD, translated from the coding sequence tttgtcgGAACCAGTCAgaaaacacttattattaatttgtacaaaaagTATCTACTGGAACAACCAACAATGAAATACATCGATCTAATGATGTCGTTGTCGACTGATACGGGGTTCGGTTTACGCACAATAAGAAGTACTGTTAAGGAGTATAAAGAAACAGGAGTAGTGTCCTcaccaaacaaaaaaaaaatacgatctacagttattgaaaaaattgatgatTTCAATAAGAACGCGATTCGCCAAAAAATACACAGCTTTTGGTTCAGACGAGAAATACCTACACTGATGAAAGTTTTGGCGGTTATTAACGAAGATTCTGAACTTCCAAATCTATCTCGTAGTGGTTTGTATCGGTTGTTAGCTGACTTAAATTTCGAATTCACTAAAAGAAATAGAAATAGTGCATTAACAGAGAGGAATGATCTGATATTATGGCGTAGACGTTTTATCCGAGATATAAGACGTTATAGAAATGAAGGTCgaacaatttatttcttaGATGAGACTTGGGTAAATGCCGGGGAGTGTACGAACAAAGTATGGGTCGACAACACCGTAAAATCGTGCCATGATGCATTCATAAAAGGACTAACGACTGGGGCCAAGAATCCTACAGGTAAAGGCAAACGATTAATTGTTCTACATATTGGTTCATCTAACGGTTTCGTCGAGGGTGGTCTGCTGTGttttgaatcaaaaaaaaattcagccGACTACCACGACGAAATGAATGGtgattcattttttgaatGGTTTTGTAGAGTCTTACCTCTATTGAACGAAAATTCTGTGATAGTGATGGACAATGCGTCGTACCATTCAGTGAAAAAAGACCCAATACCAACAAAGTCttggacaaaaaataaaatcattcaatGGTTGCAAGACAAGAATGTAGAGATTGACAAAACATGGCTCAAAATTGAACTGTTAGACAAGGTTCAACAGTTTCAACCTGTTAATAAATACGTCATTGACGAAgaagcaaaaaaatataataaaattgtcctACGTTTACCACCGTACCATTGCGAATTAAATCCAATTGAATTAGCATGGTCGGTGGTAAAAAATCACGTGAGGCAGAACAATTCTACGTACAAATTGAGTGATGTACGGCAATTGTTGATAGATGGAGTTAAAAAAGTTTCTCCGGAAATGTGGGCCAATTTTGTAAAACACACCATCGCAGAAGAAAACAAGATGTGGGATATTGATTGTATTTCAGAAGAAATGTTAGAAGAAAATCCTTCAACCACTCATGTACTAACAATAACAGGGGAGACAACTTCGGATTCCgactaa